In Drosophila miranda strain MSH22 chromosome XR, D.miranda_PacBio2.1, whole genome shotgun sequence, the genomic window CGTGCATTCGCCATCGCGAAAGCGTCCCAGCAATGGCACGATGTCGGCTCTGGGCGTTGCCAGCGCCCTGCCCAGCACGGTCACCTCCATCACTGTCCAGGATGTGGCCTCGCGTTGCAACCTCGGCATCGAGGGGCACAGCAACAAGAAGACAAAGATCTAGAGCGCGTCCTGTAATTCTTGAACATGCATTTCCATATCAATTTAGTTTTACTTTTTTTTCTAGCTAACGTAGCTACTACAATTATTGATTGCTAGCCTTAAGTTGAGAAGTTAAAGTTAATTGCAATTAAAGCCAAGTAAATAATCTGTATAAATATTCGCACATCGATGAATTCTAAACCTCGCAACTGAACGTATTGCTGTGGGAGCACACACCAGTGGAAGAAGTGCGAAGAGTGCGtccattcataggtttataataaatagttgtaCTGCAAAGTATTCAATATTTCTCGTATGCATATCCCTTGATATGCCCCTTGATTATTATATGAACAATTAAAGTAGAAGAagcaaatatacatatgtattatgCTGGTATTaactattattttttttattgttattcCTGCGTTTATTCAATGCTTAAACCGAtagaatttattgaaataCATACGGTACCGTTttacacatacatatttgtAGATTAATTTCAATTACTAATAAATCAGTCTATAATTAAAATATATGTTTTTCGCTTAATGATttcatgtatgtatgtatgaatgtatgtatgtgtttgtgtgtatgtgtgggtGTGAGCTGCTCTTCACAAGAGTATACTACGGGATGACTCTTTTCTTTcggttatatatatataaatatatatatatatttatatacggCAATTGTGGCAGGTTCCTGGCAGATGAGGAATTGTATTCAGAATCGAAGGAAGGCGCGCTCCCACATGGAATTTGGAAGGCAATTTTGTTGAATCAGCCGTCGAATCGAATTAAACCcaattaaataattaaaacaTTGATACATGGATACATAAAGTACAATTCTATATGGGGTAcagtcaaaacaaaaaacggaAACGAAACGACAACTAAATTTGTAACATTATCAACGGCACCAAAACTCAAATCAAGTGCAAACCAAGTGCGTAAATTAGCAAATATTAACATATACATCATTCATCATTCATTATTATCGTAATCATGAATCCATctttaaattcaaattaaacAAATACCAATTTAATCAATATaaagctgtgtgtgtgtttttcatTAACGAAACGTTCTTCTGCCTTTCACTTTCGGGGCTCAACTCAAAGATATTTCTCTTCTTCAGctgtaactgtaactgtatACTTAAGATGATTTTGTAATAcgtaatattataatattatttTCAAGCCGTTTCAGACAGACGCGACCTACTCCGTATGCTGTTTATCGatcttatatatatatatatatgtatggtatatatgtatgtatgtatattatgtatgtatataatcGTAACTAAAACTaaggagaaaaaaaaattattctACGGTGGAAAACGAATTTTAGCTATAAAGCAAACGTtaattaaaagaaaaaaaattattaacaAGACACACTCTCTCTCCGCTCTTATcagcacagccacagccacacccCCCCTCGCTCTCCCACTCACCCAATCTGttcgtgtatgtgtgtgttttgtgtgtgtgcggtgtgtgtgtatgtgtgtgttagCAGCTGCATTTTAGTTGGCAAGGCAAGCGATAACATTTACGTTACGTTATGGATTCACCCATCCGCTGCATGTGTATCTTTGATGTTTGAAtgattgttgctgttgctgtggatgttgttgttgtgaaTGGATTGTGGCTTTAAATGTATTGTTGTTTGTTGCATGAGTGAAATCTCGATTGAAGCTGCTCCCGGTACCAAGACGGATCACCAGACGTGGTCGCTGCATCTGCAGCCGATTGAGTGGCTCCTATGAACACTTGACACAAGCGCCCTCCACATCAAAGTCAAGGACCATAAGCTTCGTTTCCTCCGTCCCATTGCGTGAGCCAACCGCACAAATCAGTTTCGTATCATTTGCCCTGAAAGTATTACACGATTACAGATAGGATCCTCTTTCAGACGAAATTATAGGGGGAAAAACCTTACCTAATGCGCCACACAACACCGCCGGAGCCACCCGAATCCAAGGCCACAAGATTGCGTATAAAATCACCCGTCTTCACATCCCACAACTTGACAGTGCCATCGTCCGAACTCGTGACCACAAATCGCGAATTAAACTGCAGACAGGTGACCGCAGACTGATGCTTGTTGGGACCTTTGGAAGGCGAAATTGAAAGCAGAATTAGCAGGGATTCTTAAGATTCTCAGCCATGTCCCATACCCGACAGCGTTTGCAGACATTGTCCAGTTGTGATGTCCCACACTTTGACGGTGGAATCGGCATTGCCAGACACGAGTATATTCTGTCGGAGCTCCATGCCAGACGTGAGGCTCTGATGGCCCATCAGAGTGTGCTTGCAATTGCCCGTCTCCGCATCCCACACACGAATGGACGTGTCCAACGAGCCCGACACCACATGGACACCATCGAACTGAAGGGGAAATTAAAGTATAGTTAGACCAAGCTCATCGATAGGCCATGGACCTTCGAATCTTTATTGTACCTGCAGTGAGTAGACACGATTGGTATGTCCCTGCAGCGTGTGGAGACACTCCTGTCGCTCTGGATGCCAGATCTTGACCATGTAATCGTACGCTCCGGACACAATAAGCTTTCCATCGTATTGTACACAACGCACGGCAGCCAggtggccaaccaggacatGCAGACAGGAGCCCAATTCAATGTCCCAGACCCGCAAAGTGGCATCTCGGGACCCACTGACCACCCTGGAAAAACGAAAAGCGAAACAGGAATTAGTTAGAGCTCCAGAGATTTGATTGCTTCCACTTACTTATTGCCATGCAGATGCATGCATCGCACTGTGGACGTGTGCCCCTGGAGTGTGTGGACACAGGCCCCGCTGTCCATATCCCAGACCTTCAGAGTGCGATCCGTACTGCCCGAGATGATGATATTCCCCGACATTTGCGACGACCAAACACCACCAGTGTGGCCCACCAGTGTGCGTAGGCACTAAGGAAAAAGATCACATCAAACCAGAGCTCAGGGAGCATTCATAAATTAAGATTCACTTACCTTTCCATTGACTGCAGACCACACCTTGAGGGTGTTGTCGTCGGAGCCGGACACAATGCGATTGCCAGAGAACTGCAGGCACGTGATCACATGATCGTCGTGGCCCTTGAGCACCTTGGGCTTGCGCACGGGCCGCGAGCGCCAGTTCATCTCGATGATGTGCTGCCGCATATAGGCGGCCTTCCACGGCGATGAAATGGGCGGCATGTTGCCATCTCGTCCCCGTTTCGGTCGATCGCTGCGCGATTCCGTCTGTATCTGGCCCTTACGGCACTTCTCCTTCCACAAAAGATTGTCGTCGCAGAGGAAGCGCCAGCTGCGACATGTCTGGGCAGCCCGCAGCAGATCCTTAGGCTCCAGGTAGGAGAGCACCAGCAGGGCTATCTCCCGGGGCAGAAGCGAGATGAAGTCCCGCTGGAACTGTGGCTCGATCACCTTCATCATGTGACGCACCTGCGAGGGATCGCAATGGTCGATCAGACGATCGACGGCCAGTAGCCGCTCCACATGGGACCAGCGCTGGAATTGCTGCAGCCAATGGTGCAGCTCGGGCGGCGGATTGTCACGGGCAGACACCCCGCGCGGTGTACGACGCCCCATCGGTGTCGTGGCGCACGCATTGGACACCACCAGCGATGGCGTAATGGACAGCACCGCTGTTGGCCCCATGTGCTGGGACGACGAGCGCGGTGTGGAAGCAAAATCGTAGGCAATCCGCTTGCGGCAATTATCTCCGACCATCCCACCGCTGGCCGAGATGGTCATGGCGTAATCGCAGCCCTCGAGAATGCGCGTTTCGTTGTATTTGCGCTTCCGCTGCTGAGAAATCAATGACCCGGTATTGGCCAATGCGGAGGAGCCGCCATCGCAAATGGCCGAGGAGGATGTGGACAAGGAGATGGGCTCGTCGTACTCTACTGGCTCCATGTCATAGGGCTCACTGAGGCTGCCGTTGCTTCCGCTGCTATAGCCACTATTACCGTTCTGGCACGTGCAAATCTCCTCCAAGTCCGAGTTGTTCTCCTCATCGCAGTTAAACCACGACTCGTCGCCATCTCCTGGCTCGATCAGACCCCCATCCACCacgttgttgttattgttattgctGTTGTTGGCTCCTGCCCCGGCTGCGGCGCCCTCTTCGACCACAACCTCCAGGACAATGACATCGTTGGAGCCATTGCGTCTTTGTCGAGTGACCAATGCATGAGCTGCAGCGCCGCCCGTTGCCTTTGATACACCGGCAACGCCACCGCAGCCTGGAAGGCGCGCGAATAGGCGTTCCTGTGTCTGGGCACTGGCGTTCACTTGGCGCGCCGCCTTTGATGGCGCCACGTACTCGCACCGCATTGTGCCGCTCGATGTCGAAGAGGAGGATCCTGATGCTGACGTGGACGTCGAGGCCTGTGGGGCATCATCGGCATCGGCCGACCCGGAACAGGCCGGTGTAGATGATGTTGTGGAGTGTAAAGCGTATGTGCGGCCGCCATCCTGAGAGGTCTGGGAGCCCACAGAGCTGAAGGAGATGGACtgggatgatgatgatgatgatgcacTAGGTTTCTCCTCCTGCTCTTGACAGGTCAAAGTGGATGTAGATGTAGATGTGGCTATGGTTGGGGCATCATTCGAATTGGTATTGGTGAACACATCTGTTCGAACAGCTCCCGTACAGCTGGTGCCCGCCGCTTCTGATGACTGCGACAGCGCCATGGTGGATTTGCTATTCTGGCTGCAGCTGCtattgctgctgttgctgctactgATGGACGCTACCGCCGCTGTTCCCGTCGTTCCCGCCGTCCCCGCTGATATAGATGTGCCCATTGTGGATCCCAGATTCAGTTTGGCAGTGGACTTGCTCAGCCGGCTGTTGGTATACTTGCGGCTGCTCGTTGGAGTCGTCGATAGATCCTTGTATGTGCACTAAACGGATAGGAAACGGATTCATTGGGTTAATTCAGGAATGATGAACAGTCCGAGGGGATACACAAAACAGTATTCTCTGGGGAGAACAcgctccctctccctctttctgAGACTAACTTTTTGACTCCTTTTCTGATAACTTGATAAATTACTCACCTTGCTATCTGAGGATACAGTGCGTCCGTTGCTGCCGCTGGGCCAATcatcgctgctgctgttgctgctggtgacTCCACCGCTTCCGCCGAcacctgctcctgctcctgttccGCCTCCAGCCACGGACTTGATCAGACTTAGATTCAATTTGTTCCGACTCAACAGGGAGCTGGTGCGCAGAATGATGCCGCCAGTGAGACGCTGCTCTGTCTCAAACTCGCGCCGCTCTATCAGATCCATCGACTGAATGTCTGCCTTGGACAGGGGCTGGGTGTTGCAGTTGGAGCTGCAGCTGGATGTAGATGTGGAGGCCTCTTCCTGCGCCCCACCTGATGCCGCTGATGCAGCAGATGTGGCAGATGCGGCTGGCGAGGGATTCGACGAGGCATTGGCTGTGAGACTCATCTGCTTCAGCCGCACGGACATAAGCCTATCGTGGAGTGATGTGGATGTGGCGGCATCGTCTGCCTCCGGCCGGCTATCGTCGGAGTTGCCTGGCTCAGACTTGGTTCCTCTTGGATGTGGATGTGCTGCCGCCTGGTGCTGGTCCTCCAGCTGATCCTCGCCAAGCAAAAATTCGTCGCTCAAGCGCTTCGGTTTGCCGACCACCTGATCGCCGAACTCGGAAGGGACATCGGTCCCATCAAGCACTTGGCCATTGTGGCCGGGATGGGGATGCGGCAGAGCCTCCTCCACGACGGGAGTCTCGAGGAAGATCTTGGAGCCATCGGCCGTCATGATGGTGCCATCGGGCAGGGCCATTTGTGATGTGTTGGGGCAGTCGATGCCAGCCGCAATGTCTTCTACGTCCTCATAATCGTCCTCGATCAGCTCCTCttcatcgtcctcgtcctcatCCTCCACATCTGCCTCCacatcctcctcctcatcctcgtcatcatcatcgtcgtcgtttATAAGGCAGACAATGGGCGGCATCTCACTATCATTGAAGAAGCCCCCACGACTGTGCTCGGAGGAGGGATGGTCGTCGTCGTTAATGGTGTCCGTGGAGGAGCTATCATCCACGGCCACTACCACGCCAACTGTGGATGCCGGCCTCGTGCTGGTGGGCAGTGAGTTGGAAGAGCTAATCTCAAAGGTCTCCAGCACCCCGGAGGTACTTGACTCATCATCCAGCACTACGGCGAAGCCATGCTGAGAATTCGACGACACGCACACGTCCTCCACATCCTCCCTCAGAGTTGACATAGATAAAAATGCTGATACAGCTGCTCCTGCCTCCTGGCTGGTAGTCGCCCTCGCCttagtcgtcgtcgtcgttgccgttgccgtggcCGTCGCTGCCGCCGCCTGACTCTTCAGTTCAATGTGCTGGCCGCTGACCGACGATGGGATCGACGCCGGAGTACCCTCCTTCTCTGCACTGGCCAAGGAATTCCTGCTAGCAACTGGAGGACATCCTTGTTCCATAATAATACTTGACGAGCATCCAAAAACAAAACGGGGCAGCGCGCTTTAACAGTTTACCAGCTCGCTGTCGGTGGCTGTGGGCTGCTCTGCTGCTTCTCTCCCTCCTGCAAAGAGAACGATGGTCAGTATTCAGTACAGTGTTCCCTATAAGGGCATAAGGGTAAAGGGGGGGGAAAAGGAGCACGTTGATGCCGTAGATTTGCATTCCATTTTGCTACCTTTTAGCACGGCCTTCTGCCACTACTACAATTTATAGATACTTCCTATATTATATATTACGTCAATTTCAATGCTTATCCTTTGTGCTCGGGAAGAAATCAAAAAATTCCCACGCAACAAgattgaaaaataaaaaaaaaacgtagaGAAGagaaattaaatgaaaagCAGTGGGAAAAATTTTTGTGCaagcagccgccgccgccgacgACGTTGTCGTTAAAACTCGAAAAAGGAAATCACAAAAGTGCATCGGATCGGGGATCGGCGGAAGAGGCTAAAACGGCGCGAAGTAGAATGGGAAAAAGAAGACGAAACGGGTATTACAACAAAAAGAAGACACTcactgacacacacacattggAACGCACACACATATGCAGTACAGTAAGAGGCAGGTAGGCAAGCGGCAGAGCagggcaggcggcaggcagcagcaCAAAGGTATTGTGGATAAGAGATGGCGAGAGAGCCAGAAGTAACGGAcgtaagaagaagaagcaaCAGCAAAGATAcacaacagcgacagcagcaacaacaacaacgcgtACACCTTGCAATTCAAGCCGCTATCTTTTCCCTGCGCCTGCGACTGGCTTGGCGAGAGCAAGCagatcgtcgtcgtcgtctcgTGTATCTCGTGCCTTGTCTGTCACACAGCATCACCAGGGAGAGCTAGGGAACCAACCAAAGACCTATCGCACAccaacacacgcacacacaaaagcGTGTAGAAAAAGGGATCTCTGTTGGTCGAGCAGAAAAGAGAggaaggggcaggggcaggggcagggagcGCAGCCATTGCAaggcagcatcagcatccgCAGCGAACAAAAGGGGCGATCACAAAGGAATTTTCAGCAGCGCTCCTGCTGTTGCATCACTCGCAACAACAGACAACAGAAGATCAGATGTGCAGAGGTATTCTCGGGAATATATTTTCCTTCTTTCTCTTCCCACCCTTCGGCGTTTGGCTGTTGACCtccacccaaaaaaaaaaagaaaaaacgttGCTTAGGGTCTTC contains:
- the LOC108151341 gene encoding F-box/WD repeat-containing protein 7 gives rise to the protein MEQGCPPVASRNSLASAEKEGTPASIPSSVSGQHIELKSQAAAATATATATTTTTKARATTSQEAGAAVSAFLSMSTLREDVEDVCVSSNSQHGFAVVLDDESSTSGVLETFEISSSNSLPTSTRPASTVGVVVAVDDSSSTDTINDDDHPSSEHSRGGFFNDSEMPPIVCLINDDDDDDEDEEEDVEADVEDEDEDDEEELIEDDYEDVEDIAAGIDCPNTSQMALPDGTIMTADGSKIFLETPVVEEALPHPHPGHNGQVLDGTDVPSEFGDQVVGKPKRLSDEFLLGEDQLEDQHQAAAHPHPRGTKSEPGNSDDSRPEADDAATSTSLHDRLMSVRLKQMSLTANASSNPSPAASATSAASAASGGAQEEASTSTSSCSSNCNTQPLSKADIQSMDLIERREFETEQRLTGGIILRTSSLLSRNKLNLSLIKSVAGGGTGAGAGVGGSGGVTSSNSSSDDWPSGSNGRTVSSDSKCTYKDLSTTPTSSRKYTNSRLSKSTAKLNLGSTMGTSISAGTAGTTGTAAVASISSSNSSNSSCSQNSKSTMALSQSSEAAGTSCTGAVRTDVFTNTNSNDAPTIATSTSTSTLTCQEQEEKPSASSSSSSQSISFSSVGSQTSQDGGRTYALHSTTSSTPACSGSADADDAPQASTSTSASGSSSSTSSGTMRCEYVAPSKAARQVNASAQTQERLFARLPGCGGVAGVSKATGGAAAHALVTRQRRNGSNDVIVLEVVVEEGAAAGAGANNSNNNNNNVVDGGLIEPGDGDESWFNCDEENNSDLEEICTCQNGNSGYSSGSNGSLSEPYDMEPVEYDEPISLSTSSSAICDGGSSALANTGSLISQQRKRKYNETRILEGCDYAMTISASGGMVGDNCRKRIAYDFASTPRSSSQHMGPTAVLSITPSLVVSNACATTPMGRRTPRGVSARDNPPPELHHWLQQFQRWSHVERLLAVDRLIDHCDPSQVRHMMKVIEPQFQRDFISLLPREIALLVLSYLEPKDLLRAAQTCRSWRFLCDDNLLWKEKCRKGQIQTESRSDRPKRGRDGNMPPISSPWKAAYMRQHIIEMNWRSRPVRKPKVLKGHDDHVITCLQFSGNRIVSGSDDNTLKVWSAVNGKCLRTLVGHTGGVWSSQMSGNIIISGSTDRTLKVWDMDSGACVHTLQGHTSTVRCMHLHGNKVVSGSRDATLRVWDIELGSCLHVLVGHLAAVRCVQYDGKLIVSGAYDYMVKIWHPERQECLHTLQGHTNRVYSLQFDGVHVVSGSLDTSIRVWDAETGNCKHTLMGHQSLTSGMELRQNILVSGNADSTVKVWDITTGQCLQTLSGPNKHQSAVTCLQFNSRFVVTSSDDGTVKLWDVKTGDFIRNLVALDSGGSGGVVWRIRANDTKLICAVGSRNGTEETKLMVLDFDVEGACVKCS